A portion of the Halodesulfovibrio aestuarii DSM 17919 = ATCC 29578 genome contains these proteins:
- a CDS encoding ABC transporter permease: MTTQQAPSFEVQSTPEETSIFLAGTWTTLHLDSVERLFMDSVLNAARSIVVDIANIARLDTNGAWLIEQYRRKAVTEGKQCSISGAEEKNQILLTTVEKRTKDIEAPKPVPFYISIFNDTGRNFIEQCKITLNIIGFLGEVVTALLRSSIRPRRFRTTALFYHLEHVGLRGIPIIALLSFLIGMVLAYMGAQQLQKFGAQVFVIQLVQISVLRELGILLTAIVIAGRSGSAFTAQIGAMISNEEIYAMKTSGLDPVDTLVLPRVLALLIMLPILGFIADMMGLLGGALMVWQSLDIGLHGFIIRLHETLNIWDFYVGIIKAPFFAIVIATIGCFQGMQVTGSAESVGRLTTTSVIESIFAVIVIDAGFAIFFANMGI; this comes from the coding sequence ATGACAACACAACAGGCCCCGTCTTTTGAAGTCCAGAGCACACCTGAGGAAACAAGCATTTTCCTTGCCGGTACGTGGACAACCTTACATCTGGATTCAGTTGAGCGTCTTTTTATGGACTCCGTACTGAATGCAGCACGCTCTATTGTGGTCGACATTGCAAACATTGCGAGGCTCGACACTAACGGTGCATGGCTTATTGAACAATACCGCCGGAAAGCTGTCACTGAAGGAAAACAGTGTTCTATTTCCGGAGCCGAAGAAAAAAATCAAATTCTACTGACAACAGTTGAAAAACGTACAAAAGATATTGAAGCCCCCAAACCCGTACCGTTCTATATATCCATCTTCAATGATACGGGACGAAACTTCATTGAACAATGTAAGATCACCTTAAATATTATCGGATTTCTCGGTGAGGTTGTGACCGCCCTTCTGCGCTCCAGCATCAGACCTCGGCGATTCAGAACAACTGCGTTGTTCTACCATCTGGAACATGTAGGATTACGTGGTATCCCCATCATTGCACTGCTTTCTTTTCTTATTGGGATGGTTCTTGCCTACATGGGAGCACAGCAGCTGCAAAAATTCGGCGCACAGGTCTTTGTTATACAACTAGTTCAAATATCCGTCCTCCGCGAGCTCGGCATCCTTCTAACGGCAATCGTAATTGCGGGCCGTTCCGGTTCAGCATTTACAGCGCAAATCGGCGCAATGATCTCTAATGAAGAGATCTATGCAATGAAAACATCCGGACTTGACCCTGTAGACACACTAGTTCTTCCGCGAGTGCTTGCACTTCTTATTATGCTTCCGATTCTCGGATTTATTGCGGATATGATGGGGCTGCTCGGCGGTGCGCTCATGGTCTGGCAATCACTGGATATAGGTCTCCACGGATTCATCATCCGTCTTCACGAGACTCTCAACATATGGGATTTTTATGTAGGTATAATCAAAGCACCATTTTTTGCTATCGTCATTGCAACAATAGGGTGTTTTCAAGGAATGCAGGTGACAGGAAGTGCTGAGTCTGTCGGCAGACTCACAACGACGTCCGTAATTGAATCCATCTTTGCTGTCATAGTTATTGATGCAGGCTTCGCTATCTTTTTTGCAAATATGGGGATCTAG
- the nuoF gene encoding NADH-quinone oxidoreductase subunit NuoF, with amino-acid sequence MTHVTPQRLKEMRQEHAARISEPNIRHLFICGGTGCHATGSLKVKDALHEEIAKHGLKDSVRIVETGCNGFCALGPLMVVHPDNVFYQKMTRDDVAEIVSEHLVNNNPIERLMYKDPQSKKRVPLFSDIPFFALQKPWTLRNKGIINPESIEDYIGRDGYMGLSKVLREMQPSDIIDEMKVAGIRGRGGAGFPTGMKWSFAAQNDSDTKYVLCNADEGDPGAFMDRSILEADPHAVLEGMTIAARAINATEGYIYCRSEYPLAIKRVQIAIDQAREMGLLGENIMGTGFSFDIFIYQGAGAFVCGEETALMRSIEGKRGMPIPRPPFPAAQGLWKKPTVLNNVETLANVAQIMVNGGKWYSSVGTENSKGTKVFALSGDVNNIGLVEVPMGTSLRTIVYDIGGGIPKKRKLKAVQLGGPSGGCIPEEHMDVVVDYEEIAKVGAIMGSGGVIVMDDKTCMVDMARFFLEFIQEESCGKCTPCREGTRRQLEILERICEGHGKPEDISLIKELSEMITSSALCGLGQTASNPVLSVLRHFREEFEAHIFEKKCPAKRCPALVEFKVIDERCKKCGKCASVCPVGAVEWKKKEVAKINTELCVQCMSCYSACPFDAID; translated from the coding sequence ATGACACATGTAACCCCTCAAAGGCTTAAAGAGATGCGGCAGGAACATGCTGCGCGTATTTCCGAGCCTAATATCCGTCATCTTTTTATTTGCGGCGGTACGGGCTGTCACGCCACCGGCAGCCTGAAAGTTAAAGATGCACTGCATGAAGAAATTGCAAAACACGGACTGAAAGATTCTGTCCGTATTGTTGAAACAGGCTGTAACGGTTTTTGTGCTCTCGGGCCGCTCATGGTCGTGCATCCTGATAATGTTTTTTATCAGAAAATGACCAGAGATGATGTGGCAGAAATTGTTAGCGAGCATCTTGTTAACAATAACCCGATAGAACGCCTTATGTATAAAGATCCGCAGTCAAAAAAGCGGGTTCCGTTATTTTCCGATATCCCGTTTTTTGCGTTGCAGAAGCCTTGGACATTGCGCAACAAAGGGATCATCAATCCTGAATCCATCGAAGATTATATAGGTCGAGATGGGTACATGGGGCTTTCCAAAGTGCTGCGTGAAATGCAGCCTTCAGATATTATTGATGAGATGAAAGTGGCTGGTATTCGTGGTCGCGGTGGTGCTGGTTTCCCTACCGGCATGAAGTGGTCGTTTGCTGCGCAGAATGACAGTGATACTAAATACGTGCTCTGCAATGCGGATGAGGGTGACCCCGGCGCGTTTATGGATCGAAGTATTCTTGAAGCAGATCCCCATGCGGTGCTTGAGGGAATGACCATTGCTGCCCGCGCGATTAATGCAACAGAAGGGTATATCTACTGTCGCTCTGAATATCCGCTTGCTATCAAACGTGTGCAGATAGCTATTGATCAGGCTCGAGAAATGGGGTTGCTCGGTGAGAATATTATGGGCACGGGCTTCTCATTCGACATTTTTATTTATCAGGGCGCCGGTGCGTTTGTGTGCGGTGAAGAAACCGCACTTATGCGATCCATTGAAGGTAAGCGCGGTATGCCTATCCCCCGTCCTCCATTTCCGGCGGCTCAAGGGCTTTGGAAGAAACCTACCGTCCTTAACAACGTTGAAACTCTTGCTAACGTTGCACAGATTATGGTCAACGGCGGCAAGTGGTATTCTTCTGTTGGCACGGAGAACAGCAAGGGCACCAAAGTCTTTGCACTTTCCGGCGATGTGAACAACATAGGGCTTGTTGAAGTACCTATGGGGACCTCTCTACGCACCATAGTGTATGATATCGGCGGTGGTATCCCTAAGAAACGTAAGCTCAAAGCTGTGCAGCTTGGCGGGCCTTCCGGCGGGTGTATTCCCGAAGAGCATATGGATGTTGTTGTTGATTATGAAGAAATTGCTAAAGTCGGTGCCATCATGGGATCCGGCGGCGTTATCGTAATGGATGACAAAACGTGTATGGTTGATATGGCACGTTTCTTCCTTGAGTTTATTCAGGAAGAGTCCTGCGGCAAATGTACCCCGTGTCGCGAGGGAACTCGCAGACAATTGGAAATTCTTGAGCGTATCTGTGAAGGCCATGGTAAGCCTGAAGATATTTCTCTTATTAAGGAATTGTCTGAAATGATTACCAGTTCCGCCCTGTGTGGACTTGGCCAGACAGCTTCTAACCCTGTTCTTTCTGTACTCCGTCACTTCCGCGAAGAATTTGAAGCGCATATCTTTGAAAAGAAATGTCCTGCCAAGCGTTGTCCTGCGTTGGTAGAGTTCAAAGTAATTGATGAGCGTTGTAAAAAGTGCGGAAAATGTGCGTCTGTCTGTCCTGTAGGGGCGGTGGAGTGGAAAAAGAAAGAGGTTGCAAAAATTAATACGGAATTGTGCGTGCAGTGTATGAGCTGTTACTCTGCTTGTCCGTTTGATGCCATAGATTAG
- a CDS encoding ABC transporter ATP-binding protein, translating into MNDIILSLRDVKTQYGTKVIHEHLDLDVYHGEIIGVIGGSGSGKSVLLRTILGLNNYTQGKIEIFGKQYHLLNVKEKHKIEQRWGVLFQDGALYSSLTVMENVEVALKEYTKLSSNTRKEIALLKIFLAGLPVESATLMPSELSGGMRKRASLARALAMDPEILFLDEPTAGLDPITAGSFDNLLKTLQHALGFTVFLVTHDLDTLNTICDRVAVLAEKRIYAIGTVEELASNPYPWIQDYFNGPRGRSAKKEPCGEE; encoded by the coding sequence ATGAACGACATCATTCTTTCCCTACGCGATGTAAAAACACAGTACGGAACCAAGGTCATTCATGAGCATCTCGATCTTGATGTTTACCACGGAGAAATCATAGGCGTTATTGGTGGCTCTGGCTCAGGAAAATCCGTCCTTCTTAGGACAATTCTTGGGTTAAACAACTACACGCAGGGAAAGATTGAAATTTTTGGCAAACAATACCATCTGCTCAACGTAAAAGAGAAACACAAAATCGAACAACGCTGGGGAGTGTTGTTTCAAGATGGGGCACTGTATTCCTCATTAACCGTCATGGAAAACGTTGAAGTTGCCCTCAAGGAATACACAAAACTCAGCAGTAACACGCGGAAGGAGATAGCGTTGCTGAAGATTTTTTTGGCAGGTTTGCCTGTTGAATCAGCAACCCTTATGCCTTCTGAGCTTTCAGGCGGCATGCGCAAACGCGCAAGTTTGGCCAGAGCTTTGGCGATGGATCCTGAAATACTTTTTTTAGATGAGCCAACAGCGGGACTGGATCCTATCACAGCAGGATCATTTGATAACCTATTAAAAACGTTACAGCATGCACTAGGATTTACGGTTTTTCTCGTTACACATGATTTGGACACACTAAACACCATCTGTGACAGAGTAGCCGTCCTTGCTGAAAAGCGTATTTATGCCATTGGAACGGTGGAAGAGCTTGCATCAAATCCATATCCATGGATTCAAGATTATTTCAACGGGCCTCGCGGACGAAGCGCGAAAAAGGAGCCTTGCGGGGAGGAATAG
- the fdhF gene encoding formate dehydrogenase subunit alpha: protein MSTLELTINGKVYAFSQGETILDVARRNDIFIPTLCHLKNVTPTGACRMCVVEVKGARSLIASCTAPAGAGMEVQTESESVVKSRKMNLELLLSSGSHDCLLCPSAGDCRLQDFAFRYGATGKRFERAKPKYHPDHSNPFIIRDFSKCILCGRCVQACKDVQVNNAIDYGYRGSDAKIIAKCDLPLGDSDCVFCGECLQVCPVGALSLKKARQKPRVCETEVVRTTCAYCGVGCQMNLHVKDNIVQMVNGVDAVPNNGSLCVKGRFGMQFINSDERLTTPLIRKDGELIPAEWDEALNLIAEKLGGYKAENGADSIGVLASARCTNEENYLFQKFARAVIGTNNVDHCARYUHSPTVAGLAAAFGSGAATNPIDDLKNADTVLLTGSNITENHPVLGAALKRAITQHGTKLIVSDPRNIDVVRFADVWLRSQPGTDVIWINALAHVIVRDGLHDQEYIDERTEEFTTYSQSLAQFTPEYAEKMCGIPVADLEKAAHLYAKGRGAILYCMGITQHVSGTDNVKALANLSMLCGNIGVKGGGLNPLRGQNNVQGACDMGALPVTYPAYGKVTDDAVRARFEAAWNVKLSAEKGMTSRQMFDAVEAGALKAMYLIGENPVVSHANSTHAVHCLEKIPFLVVQDIFLTETAKLADVVLPAACFAEKNGTFSNTERRVQRVRKAVTPPQGARDDAQIVCDIAAKMGAKLAPEGGKNPAAIFEAMTSVTPSYAGINYKRIEDSGIQWPCPDAESKGTEILHVGKFVRGKGKFHPVHYVAPAEVVDERYPLILTTGRVLYQYHTGTMTRKAIGLAAVVPSAYIEMSSKDAAKYGVGNGDMVKVSSRRGSINVAVQLSEKAVDGTVFIPFHFAEAAANVLTNSAECPESGIAEVKVCAVAIEPVGD, encoded by the coding sequence ATGAGTACCTTAGAACTGACCATTAATGGCAAGGTGTATGCGTTCAGCCAAGGGGAAACCATTCTGGATGTAGCGCGCAGGAACGATATTTTTATTCCAACGTTGTGTCATTTGAAGAATGTCACACCAACCGGCGCATGTCGCATGTGTGTGGTGGAAGTAAAGGGCGCGCGTTCTTTAATTGCTTCATGTACTGCCCCTGCAGGGGCGGGGATGGAAGTACAGACAGAGTCTGAATCTGTTGTGAAATCACGCAAGATGAACTTGGAACTGCTGCTTTCTTCCGGGTCTCATGATTGTTTGCTGTGTCCTTCTGCGGGCGATTGTCGGTTACAGGACTTCGCATTCCGCTACGGTGCCACAGGAAAGCGTTTTGAGAGGGCAAAGCCGAAGTACCATCCTGATCATTCCAATCCATTCATAATCCGTGATTTTTCCAAATGTATTTTGTGTGGGCGTTGTGTGCAGGCATGTAAGGACGTGCAGGTGAACAACGCCATAGATTATGGATATCGCGGCAGCGACGCAAAAATTATTGCGAAATGTGACTTGCCGTTAGGTGATTCAGACTGTGTTTTTTGCGGTGAGTGCTTGCAGGTTTGTCCTGTGGGGGCGCTTAGTTTGAAGAAGGCACGCCAGAAGCCGCGAGTCTGTGAAACCGAAGTTGTTCGTACAACTTGTGCATACTGCGGCGTCGGTTGTCAGATGAATTTGCATGTAAAAGATAATATTGTGCAGATGGTTAACGGGGTGGATGCAGTTCCGAACAATGGCAGCCTGTGTGTAAAAGGCCGCTTTGGAATGCAGTTTATTAATTCAGACGAGCGGCTGACAACACCGCTTATCCGTAAAGACGGCGAGCTTATTCCTGCGGAATGGGATGAGGCGTTAAATCTGATTGCAGAAAAGTTAGGCGGGTATAAAGCAGAAAATGGTGCAGACTCCATAGGTGTTCTTGCCTCCGCCCGTTGTACTAATGAAGAAAATTATCTTTTCCAAAAATTTGCACGCGCAGTTATCGGGACAAATAATGTCGACCACTGCGCACGGTACTGACACTCTCCTACAGTAGCCGGTCTGGCTGCTGCGTTTGGAAGTGGTGCTGCGACAAACCCTATTGATGACCTGAAGAATGCCGATACGGTGCTTCTTACAGGTTCAAATATTACTGAGAACCATCCTGTGCTGGGAGCTGCTCTCAAGCGTGCAATCACACAGCACGGGACTAAACTGATTGTGTCAGACCCGCGCAATATTGATGTCGTGCGTTTTGCAGATGTCTGGCTACGGTCCCAGCCGGGGACAGATGTTATCTGGATTAACGCACTTGCGCATGTGATAGTGCGCGATGGTCTGCACGATCAGGAGTATATCGATGAACGCACTGAAGAATTCACAACCTATTCGCAATCCCTTGCGCAGTTCACTCCGGAGTACGCAGAGAAGATGTGCGGTATTCCGGTTGCTGACCTTGAAAAAGCAGCGCACCTGTACGCCAAAGGGCGAGGTGCCATCCTCTACTGTATGGGAATCACCCAGCACGTAAGCGGAACAGACAACGTAAAGGCGCTCGCGAACCTTTCTATGTTGTGCGGTAACATAGGTGTAAAAGGTGGTGGATTGAATCCCTTACGCGGGCAAAATAATGTGCAGGGTGCCTGTGATATGGGCGCACTTCCGGTTACTTATCCAGCGTATGGAAAGGTTACAGATGATGCCGTTCGTGCCCGTTTTGAAGCAGCTTGGAATGTAAAACTTTCTGCTGAAAAAGGCATGACATCACGGCAAATGTTTGATGCTGTGGAGGCCGGGGCTCTCAAGGCTATGTACCTTATTGGTGAAAACCCCGTTGTTTCCCACGCGAATTCAACTCATGCTGTGCATTGTTTAGAGAAAATTCCGTTCCTTGTAGTGCAGGATATTTTCTTGACTGAAACTGCTAAACTTGCAGATGTGGTGCTTCCTGCTGCATGTTTTGCAGAAAAAAACGGTACCTTCAGTAATACAGAAAGACGTGTCCAGCGTGTGCGTAAGGCCGTAACTCCGCCACAGGGTGCCCGTGATGACGCGCAAATTGTGTGTGACATTGCTGCTAAAATGGGGGCAAAACTGGCACCGGAAGGCGGCAAAAACCCAGCAGCTATATTTGAAGCGATGACATCCGTAACGCCTTCATACGCAGGTATAAACTACAAGCGAATTGAAGACTCAGGTATCCAGTGGCCGTGTCCTGATGCAGAAAGTAAAGGGACAGAGATTCTCCATGTGGGCAAGTTCGTTCGCGGAAAGGGAAAATTTCACCCTGTACACTATGTAGCACCTGCTGAAGTTGTTGATGAGCGGTATCCGCTAATACTTACAACGGGTCGAGTCTTATATCAATATCACACGGGAACAATGACACGTAAAGCCATCGGGCTTGCTGCGGTAGTTCCTTCTGCATATATAGAAATGAGCAGCAAAGATGCTGCTAAGTATGGAGTTGGCAACGGTGATATGGTAAAAGTATCTTCCCGTCGTGGCTCTATTAACGTTGCTGTTCAGCTTTCTGAAAAAGCAGTAGACGGAACTGTGTTTATTCCGTTCCACTTTGCTGAAGCTGCTGCTAACGTACTTACAAACAGCGCAGAATGTCCTGAATCTGGCATTGCAGAGGTTAAGGTATGTGCTGTTGCTATTGAACCAGTCGGTGACTAG
- a CDS encoding MlaD family protein — protein sequence METRAHFIIVGVFIISAFVFGFGFILWGAGNSSDSNDLPYDIMFLRSVNGLSISNPVLLNGVRVGKVTAIMLNKDKPEEIRVRILVTRGTPIRDDSKAKLIPIGITGQSAVFISGGTATSPLLKPLYKGNIPLIKTVPSPINELISALPEMLTTGKKLLEDLRKVVDPENRKNVKDFLANIASFSNLLVKSEADIQTALDNIKNAAAQTQHAMSETEKTALSVHDYVSTQLTPATNKIGILVKRIDLLVKNMEPGLTRFSKSGLDDLTSLVNESRTLVDTLENIAQKLNSNPKQFLLGKTVPEYQTP from the coding sequence ATGGAAACACGAGCACACTTCATCATTGTAGGCGTCTTCATCATCTCAGCTTTTGTATTTGGATTCGGGTTCATACTTTGGGGAGCCGGAAACAGTTCAGACTCTAATGATCTGCCCTATGATATAATGTTTCTGCGCAGCGTTAACGGGCTTTCAATCTCTAACCCGGTACTCCTTAACGGGGTTCGGGTAGGCAAAGTTACTGCGATTATGCTGAATAAAGACAAGCCTGAAGAGATTCGGGTACGTATTCTTGTCACTCGTGGTACACCTATCCGCGACGACTCGAAAGCCAAACTTATTCCGATAGGCATTACAGGACAATCAGCTGTTTTCATCTCCGGAGGGACAGCAACAAGCCCTCTACTTAAGCCACTGTACAAAGGAAACATCCCGCTTATTAAAACAGTTCCATCACCTATTAACGAACTCATCAGCGCCTTGCCTGAGATGCTTACTACCGGAAAGAAACTTCTGGAAGATCTCAGGAAAGTCGTTGATCCGGAAAATCGAAAAAATGTGAAAGACTTTTTAGCCAATATAGCTTCATTCTCTAATCTGCTGGTAAAAAGCGAAGCTGATATACAGACAGCCCTCGACAATATCAAAAACGCTGCAGCCCAAACACAGCATGCTATGTCGGAAACAGAAAAAACAGCCCTGTCTGTCCATGATTACGTTTCTACGCAACTCACACCTGCGACCAATAAAATTGGAATCCTCGTGAAACGAATAGACCTGCTTGTAAAAAATATGGAACCCGGACTGACTCGTTTCAGCAAAAGCGGTCTGGACGACCTCACTTCATTGGTAAACGAGAGCAGGACTCTTGTTGATACGCTGGAAAATATTGCGCAAAAGCTGAACAGCAATCCGAAGCAATTCCTGCTTGGAAAAACAGTACCTGAATATCAAACGCCATAG
- a CDS encoding ABC-type transport auxiliary lipoprotein family protein gives MRKLIVRLLILSLVLVVCSGCAIDLGLKPPAASEHYMLAVSTDTPARTATHSVPTIAVDRPQANAFLNSTGIAVIQSNQKVLYYAKGQWATALPEMMLSAAIHSLNSTQKIRSFNNAQPGISADYKLVWSIEEFYARYTAKKTPPHIYITLNCWLIDNDKVSQPVASSVFAGNQTASGQGLEPIVASFNSTVETLLSNMNTWVTATIKKNEIHETKNATPNSSDGN, from the coding sequence ATGCGCAAACTTATCGTTAGACTACTTATTCTGTCATTAGTACTTGTAGTATGCTCAGGCTGTGCAATTGACCTCGGCTTAAAACCACCAGCTGCATCAGAACACTATATGTTGGCGGTTTCAACAGACACACCTGCCCGCACAGCAACACATTCCGTACCAACAATCGCTGTGGACCGACCGCAGGCGAATGCTTTTCTCAACTCAACAGGCATTGCCGTCATCCAGTCAAATCAAAAAGTGCTTTACTACGCCAAAGGACAATGGGCGACAGCTCTTCCTGAAATGATGCTAAGTGCTGCTATCCACTCACTCAACTCTACACAAAAAATCCGTTCATTTAACAATGCACAACCGGGCATATCTGCTGACTACAAACTGGTTTGGAGTATTGAAGAATTCTATGCCCGATATACTGCAAAAAAAACTCCGCCACACATCTACATCACACTAAATTGCTGGCTTATTGATAACGACAAAGTTTCCCAACCCGTTGCTTCATCTGTTTTTGCAGGAAACCAGACAGCCTCTGGACAAGGACTTGAACCGATTGTTGCATCATTCAACAGCACAGTAGAAACACTTCTTTCCAATATGAATACATGGGTGACAGCTACTATTAAAAAGAATGAGATACACGAAACAAAAAATGCAACGCCCAACAGTTCTGACGGAAATTAA
- the folD gene encoding bifunctional methylenetetrahydrofolate dehydrogenase/methenyltetrahydrofolate cyclohydrolase FolD, producing the protein MSAEIISGTEMRAAILEELRDEVAAIKEKYDTVPGLVTILVGENPASVSYVTLKVKTALSLGFHEIQDNQPEDITEDELLALIDKYNNDSSIHGILVQLPLPKHIDEAKVITAINPDKDVDGFHPVNLGRMVIGDKEGFLPCTPAGIQEMIVRSGTETSGAEVVVVGRSNIVGKPISIMMGQKGVGANSTVTMVHTRTKDLEAHCKRADILIVAAGVPNLVKPEWIKPGATVIDVGVNRIGTAESGKAILSGDVEFQKAKEIAGKITPVPGGVGPMTIAMLMKNTVASAWRHLGSK; encoded by the coding sequence ATGAGTGCTGAAATTATCAGTGGAACCGAGATGCGCGCAGCAATTCTTGAAGAACTGCGCGACGAAGTAGCCGCTATTAAAGAAAAATACGATACCGTCCCCGGTCTTGTAACAATTCTTGTCGGGGAAAATCCGGCCTCCGTAAGCTACGTGACCCTTAAAGTGAAAACTGCACTTAGCCTTGGTTTTCACGAAATTCAGGATAATCAGCCTGAAGATATTACTGAAGATGAGCTTCTCGCGCTTATCGATAAGTATAACAACGACTCTTCCATTCACGGTATTTTAGTTCAATTACCGCTTCCAAAACATATTGATGAAGCTAAAGTCATCACAGCTATCAATCCAGATAAAGACGTTGACGGATTCCACCCTGTAAACCTTGGCCGTATGGTTATTGGTGATAAAGAAGGCTTCCTTCCTTGTACCCCTGCGGGGATTCAGGAAATGATCGTGCGTTCCGGTACGGAAACAAGCGGTGCGGAAGTTGTTGTGGTTGGGCGCTCTAATATTGTTGGTAAGCCTATTTCTATTATGATGGGACAAAAAGGTGTGGGTGCCAACAGTACAGTCACTATGGTACATACCCGTACCAAAGATTTAGAAGCACACTGCAAGCGCGCTGATATTCTTATTGTTGCTGCGGGGGTTCCAAACCTTGTTAAGCCGGAGTGGATTAAACCTGGCGCAACTGTGATTGACGTTGGCGTTAACCGTATTGGTACTGCAGAATCCGGTAAGGCTATCTTGAGTGGTGACGTTGAATTCCAAAAAGCCAAAGAGATTGCTGGTAAAATTACTCCAGTTCCCGGTGGCGTAGGGCCGATGACAATCGCAATGCTCATGAAAAATACTGTCGCGTCAGCATGGCGCCACCTTGGGTCTAAATAA
- a CDS encoding complex I 24 kDa subunit family protein gives MSCCSEEISQEMWKEVDSVIERHRDTPGALITVLREAQNVVGWFPQVLIEYIAKGMNIPASDVFGVVSFYSLFSLKPKGRNSIKVCTGTACYVKGAREVIGRISGEFGIAEGETTEDRRFDLEGVRCVGACGLAPAMVVDGDVHGDVTADSVLKILEKYS, from the coding sequence ATGAGCTGCTGCAGTGAAGAAATTTCTCAAGAGATGTGGAAAGAGGTTGATAGCGTTATAGAACGCCATCGAGACACTCCCGGAGCACTTATCACTGTACTTCGTGAAGCACAGAATGTTGTGGGGTGGTTTCCGCAGGTGCTTATTGAATATATTGCAAAGGGGATGAATATTCCTGCCAGTGATGTTTTCGGAGTTGTTTCATTTTACTCTCTTTTTTCTCTTAAGCCTAAGGGGCGGAACTCCATTAAAGTTTGTACCGGTACTGCCTGTTATGTAAAAGGTGCCCGCGAAGTTATTGGTCGAATTTCCGGAGAGTTCGGTATTGCTGAAGGCGAAACAACGGAAGACAGGCGATTTGACCTTGAAGGTGTCCGCTGTGTCGGCGCCTGTGGTTTGGCTCCTGCAATGGTTGTTGATGGGGATGTGCATGGTGATGTGACTGCTGATTCCGTTTTGAAAATTCTAGAAAAGTATTCTTAG
- a CDS encoding Lrp/AsnC family transcriptional regulator produces the protein MKIDKLSFQIAGQLLEGRKSFREIAQELAVAENTVRSRINKMQKEGVMDIVARLDVEKLPGHTMVFTGVLLDERDLFAKCQELSQLRGVVSSAVVTGRFDIILTLLLRDGYGLLEFYSEEMAKIDGIRSVESFVVYKGSKLMTPYILDPNTLPE, from the coding sequence ATGAAAATTGATAAACTAAGCTTTCAAATCGCTGGACAACTTCTTGAGGGACGTAAGTCTTTCAGAGAAATTGCACAGGAACTTGCGGTTGCGGAAAACACCGTACGTTCACGTATTAATAAAATGCAAAAAGAAGGCGTGATGGATATTGTCGCGCGGCTTGATGTGGAAAAACTGCCTGGTCACACCATGGTATTTACAGGTGTTTTACTTGATGAGCGCGATCTTTTTGCAAAGTGCCAAGAACTAAGTCAGCTACGCGGAGTTGTTTCCAGTGCTGTTGTAACTGGACGGTTCGATATTATTTTGACGCTGCTTCTTCGTGACGGATATGGACTACTTGAATTTTATTCTGAAGAAATGGCCAAAATTGATGGTATCCGTTCTGTGGAAAGCTTTGTGGTATACAAAGGTTCCAAACTGATGACTCCATACATTCTTGATCCAAACACACTCCCCGAATAA